AAAGGTTGTAAGCAAGAATACTTACAGATTCGGGTTTGAGTTTAATTTGTGCTTGAACAACTATTGGAAAAACAGTTGCAAGCAAAAATATAAACTTCGCAGACCCTCTCTTCATTAATTAATACGTATTACGACGCATTAATTCATCACGGAGAATTTGATTCTCAGGGCAATCCCAAGGAGTATCTTGTGAGTTACGCATCCAAAATTCTTCGATGTTATAGTGACGACGAGCATCAGGATGAAAAATATGTAATATGACATTTCCATAATCTTGCACAACCCAATGACTCTGTTCATCAGCATCGACTGTATTATAATCCATGTCTTTATGCTTCAAGTCCATGTGAACTCGTGTTGCAATTGCCTTCAAATGTGGCTCTGAATTACCTGTGCACACAACGTAAAAATCTGTGACCGTTGAGGTTTCTCTCACATCAATTGTTTTAATATCAACAGCTTTTAACTCTTCACAAAGGTCGGCAATGAGCTTTGCTTTTTCTTCTGAACTAATTTGACTCATTATATAATCCTTTGTCCTTTATGTATTCCATGACTTGGGGAATCACAAGGCTTTCGTTAACTTTTCCTGTCGCAATTCCTTGGCGAATCTCTGTAGAAGAAATGTTATTTTGTGGTCCATCGTCAATGATCCCGCGCATCAAGTTCTCAACTTGACGACCCGCAAAGCGTTCAATCAAGTTAAATTGGAATTGTTTCTTTACTCCAGGACGACCATAAGTAATCACTGGATAATCTCTAATAATATCGGCGTATTTATACCAAGTGTGCAAAATCTCTAAATTATCCATACCAATGACTAATTTAAAACGTCTCGAAGGCATTGCTGTCTTCAAAGCGGTTAAAGTATGGATAGTGTAAGATTCACGATAGTTGTTTTCGATTTCATAATCCGAGATCAAAAACTTTTCTTCATCTTGTATAGCTAGTTCTAACATCGCTAAACGGTCTTCCGAAGAGGTGATTTTTTGACCGCTTTTGTGGGGTGGACGAGCACTGGGAACAAACATCACTTCTTGCGCCAACTCTCTTTCAAGAATATCATGCGCCAAGGCTAAATGACCTTTATGAACTGGGTCAAAAGTTCCGCCCAATACTGCAGTTTCAATTATTTCCAATTTTCTCAATCCTATACTTTAGAACTTACTATCAAACTTAATGTGCTAAGATCAGAATTCAAAAATCAGCACGCCTATTATTACATAAAAAAAGGGCTAATCCGATTAAGGATTAAGCCCTCAAGTACACCCATCAAGATTCGAACTTGAGACCTTCTGGTTCGTAGCCAGACGCTCTATCCAGCTGAGCTATGGGTGCATTTTGCTTAAGTGGTACACCCATCAAGATTCGAACTTGAGACCTTCTGGTTCGTAGCCAGACGCTCTATCCAGCTGAGCTATGGGTGCCTGTTAAGCGCCATCAGTATAAAAAGTATTTACCTTTTATCAAGACAGTTCATTAAAAAAAATGTGATTTTTTCGATTGAATTAAAATTCGCAGAAGATTTTTTGTCGAGACCTCCTATATTCACGCATCTTTATAATAAAAAACACTCAAAACAAGGCTGTCCATGAAACTTTTTAAGTACCTCACTTACTCCTCACTCCTCGCCCTACTCGCAAGTTGCGCCAGTGACGACAACACCTACACACGCTCTGAGTCACGTGAACCTAACATGAACATTCCAGGTGGATCAGGACCTCTTTACGGTGACGGCGACACCATAGATAATGGCCTCCCTCCAATTGAAGATGGCACTTTCGTTAATGACAGTGATATAGGTGCTGTACTTAACAACAGTGAACATGGCACTCCAGTTGCTCACGACATAGAGCCCGTTTACTTTGCTTTTGATAGTGCAGCTGTCCGCAGTGCGGAAGACGCAAAAATCCAAGCCATTGCTGAATTCCTCACTTCTAACCCGAGCTTCACTCTCGTCATTGGCGGCCACTGCGACGAACGCGGTAGCGACGAATACAACCGCACTCTCTCTGAAAAGCGTGCTCTATCAGTAAAAGAATCACTCCTTAGTGCTTCTCCAGATTTAGAAATGCGTATCGAAACCGTTGCCTACGGCGAAGAAAAACCCGCTGTGGTTGGTGCCGATAGTCAGTCATACGCAAAAAACCGTCGTGCTGAATTCGAAGTTTACGACGCTAACTAATCGTGAAATTTAAGACTTTACAAATCTGCACTTTCCTTGCAGTCATTAGTTTAATGACTGCTTGTCAATCCACAGAGGATGGAACTTCTGGCTCTGGTGATCTTGCGAACTCCCCAAATACCCAAGAAGCCGACCCCTCAAGTAAAGTTTTCTCACCCGAGGATCAATCTCCCGAGCTCAACCCATCAACTAGTATTAGTGATGGCCTATTTTCAAAAGGTGGTAAAAACCCTTTTGATTTAGATGGTGAAAAAATCCACCACAACTTCTCCCCCGTTTATTTTGGTTTTAATTCAGCCTCAATTGACAAGAGCAACCTAAGACCTTTAAAAATCCTAGCCAAGTACATTGCCGACAACAAAGACTTCCACCTAGTTATATCTGGACACACTGACGAAAAAGGTTCTGAACAATACAACCGAATCCTAAGTGAAAAACGCGCTCTTGCCGTCAGAGAAAAGCTCATCTCATTCTACGATATAAAGAATAAAATCCACACGATTGGTATGGGAGAAGAACAACCCGCAAGTCTCGGTGACTCCATCAAAGACCATGCAAAAAATAGAAGAGCGCAATTCGAAATCATTGCCGTCTCTAAATAAGTAACCCC
The sequence above is a segment of the Lentisphaera araneosa HTCC2155 genome. Coding sequences within it:
- the rsfS gene encoding ribosome silencing factor translates to MSQISSEEKAKLIADLCEELKAVDIKTIDVRETSTVTDFYVVCTGNSEPHLKAIATRVHMDLKHKDMDYNTVDADEQSHWVVQDYGNVILHIFHPDARRHYNIEEFWMRNSQDTPWDCPENQILRDELMRRNTY
- the nadD gene encoding nicotinate (nicotinamide) nucleotide adenylyltransferase yields the protein MEIIETAVLGGTFDPVHKGHLALAHDILERELAQEVMFVPSARPPHKSGQKITSSEDRLAMLELAIQDEEKFLISDYEIENNYRESYTIHTLTALKTAMPSRRFKLVIGMDNLEILHTWYKYADIIRDYPVITYGRPGVKKQFQFNLIERFAGRQVENLMRGIIDDGPQNNISSTEIRQGIATGKVNESLVIPQVMEYIKDKGLYNESN
- a CDS encoding OmpA family protein, translated to MKLFKYLTYSSLLALLASCASDDNTYTRSESREPNMNIPGGSGPLYGDGDTIDNGLPPIEDGTFVNDSDIGAVLNNSEHGTPVAHDIEPVYFAFDSAAVRSAEDAKIQAIAEFLTSNPSFTLVIGGHCDERGSDEYNRTLSEKRALSVKESLLSASPDLEMRIETVAYGEEKPAVVGADSQSYAKNRRAEFEVYDAN
- a CDS encoding OmpA family protein, with protein sequence MKFKTLQICTFLAVISLMTACQSTEDGTSGSGDLANSPNTQEADPSSKVFSPEDQSPELNPSTSISDGLFSKGGKNPFDLDGEKIHHNFSPVYFGFNSASIDKSNLRPLKILAKYIADNKDFHLVISGHTDEKGSEQYNRILSEKRALAVREKLISFYDIKNKIHTIGMGEEQPASLGDSIKDHAKNRRAQFEIIAVSK